The Flammeovirgaceae bacterium genome contains a region encoding:
- a CDS encoding urocanate hydratase: MPVSTALDFKQLILQGIPEELPVQKEYDTSVNHAPKRKDILTTAEKKLAVKNALRYFHPKHHEILAHEFYKELIDFGRIYMYRFRPEYAMHARPISEYPHNSLQAASIMLMIQNNLDPAVAQHPHELITYGGNGAVFQNWAQYLLTMKYLATMTDEQTLHMYSGHPMGLFPSSKEAPRVVVTNGMMIPNYSRQDDWERYNALGVTQYGQMTAGSYMYIGPQGIVHGTTITVLNAGRRIAKQGEGLAGKLFVTSGLGGMSGAQPKAGNIAGCITVVAEVNDKATFKRQQQGWVDEVIGDLDELVERVKSAKSGKEIVSIAYRGNIVDVWEKFDAENVFIDLGSDQTSLHNPWAGGYYPAGLSFEESNQLMAIEPEKFKQHVQESLRRQAAAINRHTAKGTYFFDYGNAFLLEASRAGADVMAPNGIDFRYPSYVQDIMGPMCFDYGFGPFRWVCTSGKESDLEFTDKLAGQVLEQIRMTAPEEIHPQLNDNIRWIKQAQQNKLVVGSQARILYADAEGRIKIAAAFNKAIREGKIGPVVLGRDHHDVSGTDSPYRETSNIYDGSKFTADMAIHNVIGDSFRGATWVSIHNGGGVGWGEVINGGFGLLLDGTAEADRRLENMLYFDVNNGIARRAWAGNEPAISTINRELQINLNFQPTIPYPVDESILL, from the coding sequence ATGCCGGTAAGTACAGCACTTGATTTCAAACAACTAATCCTTCAGGGGATCCCTGAAGAGCTGCCAGTTCAAAAGGAGTATGATACGTCAGTTAATCACGCGCCTAAACGCAAAGACATATTGACAACAGCGGAGAAAAAATTGGCTGTAAAAAATGCCCTTCGCTACTTCCATCCTAAACACCACGAAATCCTTGCCCACGAATTTTATAAGGAACTCATAGACTTCGGCCGGATTTATATGTATCGGTTCCGGCCCGAGTACGCAATGCATGCCCGTCCAATTTCTGAATACCCGCACAACTCACTGCAGGCAGCCAGCATTATGCTAATGATTCAGAATAACCTGGACCCTGCTGTTGCCCAACATCCGCATGAACTGATTACCTATGGTGGCAATGGTGCCGTGTTTCAAAACTGGGCACAATACCTGCTTACCATGAAGTACCTGGCCACCATGACTGATGAACAGACTCTGCATATGTACTCTGGTCATCCGATGGGTTTATTCCCTTCATCAAAAGAAGCACCACGCGTAGTGGTTACGAACGGGATGATGATCCCCAATTACTCAAGGCAGGACGACTGGGAACGATACAATGCACTGGGCGTAACCCAATACGGACAAATGACAGCCGGATCGTATATGTACATTGGTCCGCAAGGCATTGTACATGGCACAACCATAACGGTATTGAATGCCGGCAGAAGAATAGCAAAACAAGGGGAGGGCCTTGCAGGAAAACTGTTTGTTACCTCAGGTCTTGGCGGTATGAGTGGAGCTCAACCCAAGGCGGGCAACATTGCCGGTTGTATTACAGTTGTAGCCGAAGTAAACGACAAAGCAACATTTAAGCGCCAGCAACAGGGTTGGGTTGACGAGGTGATAGGCGATTTAGATGAACTTGTTGAACGTGTAAAAAGTGCGAAGAGCGGAAAAGAAATCGTTTCCATTGCTTACCGGGGCAATATTGTTGATGTGTGGGAAAAGTTCGATGCCGAAAATGTTTTCATAGACCTGGGTTCGGACCAGACCTCACTACACAATCCGTGGGCTGGCGGCTATTATCCTGCCGGATTATCCTTTGAAGAATCCAACCAGTTAATGGCCATAGAGCCGGAAAAATTTAAACAGCATGTGCAGGAATCGCTTCGCAGGCAGGCAGCTGCTATTAACCGGCATACTGCAAAGGGCACTTATTTTTTTGACTATGGCAACGCCTTTTTGCTGGAGGCTTCCCGTGCCGGTGCTGATGTGATGGCGCCCAATGGAATTGATTTCAGGTATCCATCGTATGTTCAGGATATTATGGGGCCTATGTGTTTTGACTACGGGTTTGGGCCCTTCAGGTGGGTGTGTACTTCCGGCAAAGAGAGCGATCTTGAATTTACGGATAAACTTGCCGGGCAAGTACTTGAGCAAATCCGGATGACGGCCCCTGAAGAAATTCATCCTCAGCTTAATGACAACATCAGGTGGATTAAGCAGGCGCAGCAGAACAAGTTGGTTGTAGGTTCACAGGCCCGCATTCTGTATGCCGATGCCGAAGGACGGATAAAGATTGCGGCTGCCTTTAATAAGGCCATCCGCGAAGGTAAAATCGGGCCTGTTGTACTTGGCCGCGATCACCACGATGTTTCCGGAACGGACAGCCCCTATCGCGAAACATCAAATATTTACGATGGCTCGAAGTTCACAGCCGATATGGCTATTCACAATGTAATTGGTGATTCATTTCGTGGTGCTACCTGGGTATCCATTCACAATGGGGGAGGTGTTGGCTGGGGCGAAGTAATAAACGGGGGTTTCGGCCTGTTATTGGACGGCACAGCGGAAGCAGACAGAAGGCTGGAAAACATGTTGTACTTTGATGTGAATAACGGCATAGCCCGGAGGGCGTGGGCAGGTAACGAACCAGCAATTTCTACCATCAACCGAGAGCTTCAAATTAACCTGAATTTTCAACCGACCATTCCATACCCGGTGGATGAAAGCATTTTGCTTTGA
- a CDS encoding PorT family protein yields the protein MRKCSFIVLFVLPALWSFGQAEFSLGVKGGLNFAKFDVEDIGGSVKGKTGFHGGAFALIKLTKIGIQPELVFSQQGSKFTFDGNDVESNFDYINIPVILKIYLLAGLNLQVGPQFGFLSKAEIDGQDVKSSFKGADTSLGIGVGWDLPLRFTIDARYNLGLSKIEDDPSFDTIKNQVIQVSLGYKLFKFGN from the coding sequence ATGAGAAAATGTAGCTTTATTGTTCTATTTGTTTTACCTGCTCTCTGGAGTTTTGGCCAGGCCGAATTTTCACTTGGCGTAAAAGGCGGACTAAACTTCGCCAAGTTTGATGTTGAAGATATTGGTGGTTCAGTAAAGGGCAAGACCGGGTTTCATGGCGGTGCTTTTGCCTTAATTAAGTTAACAAAAATCGGTATTCAGCCCGAACTGGTTTTTTCGCAACAAGGATCAAAATTTACGTTTGATGGTAATGATGTGGAAAGCAATTTTGATTACATCAATATTCCAGTAATTCTGAAGATTTACTTGCTGGCTGGTTTAAATCTGCAAGTAGGTCCACAGTTTGGATTTTTGAGCAAGGCTGAGATTGACGGCCAGGATGTTAAAAGCAGTTTTAAGGGCGCTGATACAAGTTTAGGTATTGGCGTAGGTTGGGATTTGCCCCTGCGCTTTACTATTGATGCTCGTTATAACCTGGGGCTCTCCAAAATCGAGGACGACCCGTCCTTTGATACCATAAAAAACCAGGTTATTCAGGTATCGTTGGGCTATAAGCTATTTAAGTTTGGTAATTAA
- a CDS encoding PorT family protein, translating into MKKQLILFMLLALSAATFAQMKGGIKAGLNMATLKVDVEGLGSDSENGTSFHFGAYANFGLSDAVSVQPELLYNSLKASDGGDDVTFNYLSIPVMFQYSIAEKFNLQAGPQIGLLMGTDPSELKDGMKGTDLSLNVGAGASFGKLNATLRYCLGLANTSDVDGIEFKNNVFQISIGYQLFGD; encoded by the coding sequence ATGAAAAAGCAATTAATTCTGTTCATGCTCCTTGCCCTCAGCGCTGCTACATTCGCCCAAATGAAGGGTGGGATAAAAGCCGGGTTGAACATGGCAACACTAAAAGTGGATGTGGAAGGTTTGGGCTCAGATTCTGAAAACGGCACCAGTTTTCATTTTGGTGCTTATGCAAATTTTGGGCTGAGCGATGCCGTTTCAGTTCAACCGGAATTACTCTATAACTCTCTAAAGGCAAGTGATGGCGGTGATGACGTAACATTTAATTACCTGAGTATCCCGGTGATGTTTCAATACTCCATTGCTGAGAAGTTTAACCTTCAGGCTGGTCCTCAAATCGGACTATTAATGGGTACAGATCCGAGTGAGTTAAAGGATGGAATGAAAGGTACTGATTTGTCACTAAATGTAGGTGCCGGTGCAAGTTTTGGAAAGTTAAATGCAACTTTGCGTTATTGCCTTGGGCTGGCGAATACCTCAGATGTGGATGGTATTGAATTTAAAAACAATGTCTTCCAGATTTCAATAGGATATCAGTTATTTGGTGATTAA
- a CDS encoding PorT family protein, with amino-acid sequence MPIRLLLSLITLITISTELYSQSVIIPRFGVTVSRTNASNLEGIEQVSKAGISLGAAVEFKLTTTVAIQPELNYTQKGFGFNAQETDQGFFINVENKTRVDYLEVPLFAKIYLGAGSKVYFLAGPSIAVGIGGQSKSKVETDLFGTPLSITVKGKVKFGDPPATYNPEEDTEVYFDNRLDFGIQGGLGISLYRQAAVEFRYNYGLSGLQDEEDSQNRVLHINIAVPLNTFVKSKE; translated from the coding sequence ATGCCAATACGCTTGCTGTTATCGCTAATTACACTAATTACAATCAGCACCGAATTGTATTCTCAATCGGTAATAATCCCCCGGTTCGGTGTAACCGTATCACGTACAAATGCATCCAATCTTGAAGGCATAGAGCAGGTTTCTAAAGCTGGTATTTCGTTAGGTGCTGCTGTTGAATTTAAGCTCACTACCACCGTAGCCATACAACCTGAACTTAACTATACCCAAAAGGGATTTGGCTTTAATGCCCAGGAGACGGACCAAGGCTTCTTTATTAATGTTGAAAATAAAACCAGGGTAGATTATCTGGAGGTTCCGCTGTTTGCTAAAATTTACCTTGGGGCTGGCTCCAAAGTTTACTTTTTGGCAGGTCCATCAATAGCTGTAGGAATAGGGGGGCAATCAAAATCCAAGGTAGAAACCGATTTATTTGGAACGCCATTGAGTATTACAGTTAAAGGCAAAGTGAAATTTGGTGATCCCCCTGCAACATATAACCCCGAAGAAGATACCGAAGTTTACTTTGATAACCGATTGGATTTTGGCATACAGGGCGGATTAGGTATTTCACTCTATCGGCAGGCGGCCGTTGAATTTCGGTATAATTATGGGTTATCCGGCTTGCAGGATGAGGAGGATTCGCAAAATCGAGTATTACATATCAATATCGCGGTGCCCTTAAATACCTTTGTCAAAAGCAAAGAATAG
- a CDS encoding PorT family protein, which produces MKKLLTSFLFMSVCATSLFAQGFGFGIKGGVNIANTDISSDQFTLDTKSKMGFHGGVFVNLMFTDKLGVQPELLYSLQGSEYDIPSVEGKLSLSYVNIPLLLRYNINDLISLHVGPQFGFLMNAEEEFDGDTSDVKDDFKSSDISGAFGVEVDLPMKIGFGARYVLGLSNALTDDGSFGDAELKNSTIQVYVKFRLKSAN; this is translated from the coding sequence ATGAAAAAGTTACTTACATCATTTCTCTTTATGAGCGTGTGTGCAACCTCATTATTCGCTCAAGGATTTGGCTTCGGCATTAAAGGCGGGGTTAACATAGCCAACACCGACATTTCATCCGACCAGTTTACTTTGGATACAAAATCCAAAATGGGTTTCCATGGAGGAGTATTTGTAAACCTGATGTTTACTGATAAGCTGGGGGTACAGCCGGAACTATTGTACTCCCTGCAGGGCAGTGAATACGACATACCGAGTGTAGAAGGTAAGCTGTCACTTTCATACGTTAATATTCCTCTTTTGTTGCGCTATAATATCAATGATTTAATAAGCCTGCACGTTGGCCCCCAGTTTGGTTTTTTGATGAATGCCGAAGAGGAATTTGATGGCGATACTTCAGATGTAAAAGATGATTTTAAAAGCAGTGACATTTCGGGAGCTTTTGGTGTTGAAGTTGATTTACCAATGAAAATTGGATTTGGGGCGCGGTACGTACTCGGCCTTTCAAACGCCCTTACGGATGATGGCAGTTTTGGTGATGCTGAATTAAAGAACAGCACCATACAGGTATACGTTAAATTTCGCTTAAAGAGTGCGAACTGA
- a CDS encoding tyrosine--tRNA ligase, with amino-acid sequence MKVNFVEELKWRGILHDIMPGTEEQLAKEPTTGYIGFDPTADSLHIGHLAQILTLVHFQQCGHKPIALVGGATGMVGDPSGKSAERNLLTEEVLRHNESCVKKQLEKFLDFGAGEHGAEMVNNYDWFKNFLFLDFIRDVGKHITINYMMAKDSVKNRLETGLSFTEFSYQLVQGYDFYYLYTHKNCKLQMGGSDQWGNIVTGTELIRRKTNGEAFALTTSLIKKSDGTKFGKTESGNVWLDAQRTSPYKFYQYWLNLSDDDAAGMIKVFTLKGKDEIEALTSEHAAAPHLRKLQQALAEDITIRVHSKNDLNRAIKASSILFGQSTTSDLEELDEDTLLNVLEGIPQVTIARSEFERQPTVTDLLSEITLGVIFPSKGEARKMIQGGGVSMNKAKISDPNQKSDFRLLHNRYLLAQKGKKNYFLIVIN; translated from the coding sequence ATGAAAGTAAATTTTGTTGAAGAGCTGAAATGGCGGGGCATACTGCATGACATCATGCCCGGTACCGAAGAACAGTTAGCAAAGGAACCAACAACAGGATATATTGGATTTGATCCAACAGCCGATTCGCTTCACATTGGCCACCTTGCCCAGATTTTAACACTTGTTCACTTCCAGCAATGCGGCCATAAGCCCATCGCACTGGTGGGTGGTGCTACGGGCATGGTTGGTGATCCGTCAGGTAAATCAGCCGAGCGCAACCTTTTAACAGAAGAGGTTTTACGGCATAACGAATCCTGTGTGAAAAAACAGCTTGAGAAATTTCTTGATTTTGGAGCAGGGGAGCACGGAGCCGAGATGGTTAATAATTATGATTGGTTCAAAAATTTCCTGTTTCTTGATTTTATACGAGATGTTGGTAAGCACATAACCATTAACTACATGATGGCCAAGGATTCTGTTAAGAACCGGCTTGAAACAGGCTTATCGTTCACTGAATTCAGCTATCAGTTGGTGCAGGGCTACGACTTTTACTACCTGTACACCCACAAAAACTGCAAACTACAAATGGGCGGTTCGGACCAATGGGGTAACATCGTTACCGGTACCGAATTAATCCGCAGGAAAACTAATGGCGAAGCCTTTGCGCTTACAACATCCCTCATTAAGAAATCCGATGGCACCAAATTTGGCAAAACAGAATCCGGAAATGTATGGCTGGACGCCCAACGAACTTCGCCCTACAAATTTTACCAGTATTGGTTAAATCTTTCAGATGATGATGCTGCCGGCATGATTAAAGTATTTACACTGAAGGGCAAAGATGAAATTGAGGCCTTAACCAGTGAACATGCGGCTGCCCCGCATTTACGCAAACTGCAGCAAGCCCTGGCAGAAGATATTACCATACGCGTTCATTCGAAAAATGATTTAAACCGGGCAATCAAGGCTTCTTCCATCCTGTTCGGGCAATCCACAACCAGCGATTTGGAAGAGTTGGATGAGGATACATTGTTAAATGTACTTGAAGGTATTCCGCAGGTAACCATTGCCCGGAGTGAATTTGAACGGCAGCCCACAGTAACTGATCTGCTTAGCGAAATTACACTGGGGGTTATTTTTCCATCAAAAGGCGAAGCCCGCAAAATGATCCAGGGAGGCGGGGTGAGTATGAATAAAGCGAAGATCAGTGACCCTAACCAGAAAAGCGATTTTCGGTTATTGCACAACCGGTACCTGCTGGCTCAAAAAGGGAAGAAGAATTATTTCCTGATTGTTATAAACTAA
- the can gene encoding carbonate dehydratase produces MEIYKALLEGNRIWVANQLKEDPNYFKDLAKGQSPQVLWIGCSDSRVPANQITNTKPGEIFVHRNIANMVVHTDMNMLSVLDYAVNVLKVRHVIVCGHYGCGGVKAAMGSQQFGLIDNWLRNIKDVYRLHKDELDAIKDENVKFDRLVELNVIEQVLDLSKTSIIQNAWKTRNQPIVHGWVYSIETGIIKDLQASFDSTSKIPPIYRIDSPVAV; encoded by the coding sequence ATGGAAATTTATAAAGCCTTACTTGAAGGCAACCGAATTTGGGTTGCAAATCAACTTAAAGAAGATCCCAACTACTTCAAGGATCTGGCCAAGGGCCAGAGTCCTCAGGTACTGTGGATTGGCTGCTCCGACAGCCGGGTGCCTGCCAACCAGATTACCAATACAAAACCCGGTGAAATTTTTGTCCACCGTAATATCGCCAACATGGTCGTTCATACCGATATGAATATGCTTAGTGTTCTTGACTATGCAGTAAACGTGCTGAAGGTAAGGCATGTTATCGTGTGCGGTCATTATGGTTGTGGAGGTGTAAAAGCTGCCATGGGTAGCCAGCAATTCGGTCTCATTGACAACTGGCTCCGAAACATCAAAGATGTTTACAGGCTCCATAAGGATGAACTCGATGCCATAAAGGACGAAAATGTGAAGTTTGATCGCCTGGTGGAATTAAATGTGATTGAGCAGGTATTGGACCTTAGTAAAACATCAATTATCCAAAATGCATGGAAAACCCGAAATCAACCTATAGTTCACGGATGGGTGTACAGTATCGAAACTGGCATAATAAAAGATCTTCAGGCTAGCTTTGATAGCACCAGTAAAATACCGCCCATTTACCGAATCGACAGCCCGGTAGCTGTATAA
- a CDS encoding nucleoside triphosphate pyrophosphohydrolase family protein, whose product MEQPDALKLVAEFHRTFKHPILPGPAIPAEDRCRLRVALLAEEVKELEVAVLDKDIVGVADALCDIQYVLSGAILEFGLADKFKALFEEVQRSNMSKACNSEEEAKATVAHYKDKDGTACYYRQEGDKWLVYRQSDNKTIKSINYSPANLDRILR is encoded by the coding sequence ATGGAACAGCCCGATGCCCTTAAGCTTGTAGCCGAATTTCACCGCACTTTTAAACATCCAATCCTGCCAGGCCCGGCCATACCCGCTGAAGACCGGTGCAGGTTGCGTGTTGCGTTGTTAGCTGAAGAAGTTAAGGAACTTGAGGTGGCGGTTTTGGATAAAGATATTGTAGGTGTAGCAGATGCCCTTTGCGACATCCAATACGTACTATCAGGGGCAATCCTTGAGTTTGGCCTGGCCGATAAGTTCAAGGCATTATTCGAAGAAGTGCAGCGATCCAATATGAGTAAAGCCTGCAACAGCGAGGAAGAGGCTAAGGCTACCGTAGCGCATTACAAGGATAAAGATGGCACAGCCTGCTATTACCGCCAGGAGGGTGATAAGTGGCTGGTGTATCGGCAATCGGATAATAAAACCATAAAATCAATCAATTACAGCCCGGCCAACCTGGATCGGATTTTACGTTAG
- a CDS encoding carboxy terminal-processing peptidase, which produces MRMRNFVKLFCSLILLPHLLWASLAPADTALTSKPVYGRQARVIVQILESSHYRKLRFNDSLSSAILDSYIATLDNQRSYFLKSDIDAFNKYRFQLDDLTRVENVNPAFEIYEVFKKRFAERMDYVLKHLINQEFDFSKDEYYEVDREYAPWAVTEKELNHIWTLAIKNQALSLKIAGKSTAEIQETLRSRYERFVKSIKQTNSEDVFGFYMNAVTEAYDPHTNYFSPRRADLFKQSMSQSLEGIGARLQTENDYTKVVEILPGGPAEKTKLVNVNDRIIGVAQGDEGEMVDVIGWRIDDVVKLIKGPKGTKVRLTILPAETGVTGPPVVITLIRDKIKLEDLTAKKQVIDYIQDGRKLKLGVITLPSFYFDWEAYQKGDPNYNSTTKDIKRLIAELQKEGIDGLAIDLRNNGGGSLEEAINLTGLFIKTGPVVQVRDFNKRTEIKNDEDPAIVYAGPLIVLINRFSASASEIFAGAIQDYHRGVVVGESSFGKGTVQSIIELDRYVNFPREEVGSLKLTFQKFYRVTGHSTQFKGVTPDIKFPSALSAEQFGERSSKSALPWDEIRSVMYQRTPFINDVVLKNLTRAHQERLKTDPSLIDLVAQTEETRKSLAQNRISLNEEVRRKEVEESEKRRNARKPGDVKIDREGQNDNSLLKLEDEYLREGLLVLTDLIISKIG; this is translated from the coding sequence ATGCGTATGAGAAACTTTGTGAAGTTGTTTTGCTCATTAATTTTATTACCCCACCTGCTATGGGCTAGTCTTGCCCCGGCTGATACGGCACTTACTTCCAAACCTGTTTATGGCAGGCAGGCCCGGGTTATTGTTCAAATTCTTGAAAGCAGTCATTACCGAAAACTGAGGTTCAATGATTCGCTGTCATCTGCCATTCTGGATTCCTACATCGCAACCCTCGATAATCAACGAAGTTATTTTTTAAAGTCGGACATTGATGCATTTAATAAGTACCGGTTTCAACTCGATGATCTGACCCGGGTTGAAAATGTAAACCCCGCCTTTGAAATCTACGAAGTATTTAAAAAGCGTTTTGCTGAACGGATGGATTACGTGCTTAAACACCTTATCAACCAGGAATTCGATTTCTCAAAAGACGAATATTATGAGGTTGATCGGGAGTATGCACCATGGGCTGTAACGGAAAAAGAGTTAAACCATATCTGGACACTCGCCATAAAAAACCAGGCCTTGAGTTTAAAAATTGCCGGCAAAAGCACGGCCGAGATTCAGGAAACCCTCCGTTCACGGTATGAGCGTTTTGTAAAATCTATAAAGCAAACCAACAGCGAAGATGTGTTTGGTTTTTACATGAATGCCGTTACCGAGGCGTATGATCCGCACACTAATTATTTTTCGCCCAGGCGGGCCGATTTATTCAAACAAAGTATGTCGCAATCGCTTGAAGGCATTGGAGCCAGGCTGCAAACCGAAAACGACTATACCAAAGTTGTTGAAATTCTGCCGGGAGGCCCCGCAGAAAAAACTAAACTGGTTAATGTAAACGACAGGATTATAGGTGTTGCACAGGGGGATGAAGGCGAAATGGTTGATGTTATCGGATGGCGGATTGATGATGTGGTAAAACTGATTAAAGGGCCAAAAGGAACCAAGGTTCGGCTCACTATCCTTCCTGCCGAGACAGGAGTAACGGGTCCGCCTGTAGTAATAACGCTTATACGCGATAAAATAAAGCTGGAAGATCTGACCGCCAAAAAGCAAGTAATAGACTATATACAAGATGGCAGAAAACTTAAACTAGGCGTGATTACGCTGCCCAGTTTTTACTTCGATTGGGAGGCTTACCAAAAAGGCGATCCAAATTATAACAGCACCACCAAAGACATTAAACGCCTTATAGCCGAGTTGCAAAAGGAAGGAATTGACGGGCTGGCCATTGATTTGCGTAATAATGGCGGAGGTTCGCTGGAAGAAGCCATAAACCTTACCGGATTGTTTATAAAGACCGGGCCGGTGGTGCAGGTTAGAGATTTTAATAAGCGCACTGAGATTAAAAATGATGAAGACCCCGCCATTGTCTATGCCGGACCGTTGATTGTGTTGATTAATCGGTTCAGTGCATCAGCCTCCGAAATCTTTGCCGGAGCCATCCAGGATTATCACCGCGGTGTGGTAGTTGGTGAGTCGTCTTTCGGTAAAGGCACTGTTCAATCCATTATTGAACTTGACAGGTATGTCAACTTTCCAAGAGAAGAGGTTGGTTCGCTGAAGCTAACCTTTCAAAAATTTTATCGGGTAACCGGGCACAGTACTCAATTTAAGGGGGTTACACCCGACATTAAGTTCCCCTCGGCCCTTAGCGCTGAACAATTCGGTGAGCGTTCAAGTAAAAGTGCGTTGCCGTGGGATGAGATACGAAGTGTGATGTATCAAAGAACCCCGTTTATCAATGATGTGGTTTTAAAAAATCTTACAAGGGCGCATCAGGAACGACTGAAAACGGATCCCTCGTTAATAGACCTGGTTGCTCAAACCGAAGAGACCCGCAAAAGCCTGGCTCAGAACCGCATTTCTCTAAACGAAGAGGTTAGGCGCAAAGAAGTTGAAGAATCGGAGAAACGCAGAAATGCCCGCAAACCGGGTGATGTTAAAATTGACCGCGAAGGACAAAACGATAATTCATTACTTAAACTGGAAGATGAATACCTTCGCGAAGGCTTGCTTGTGCTTACCGACCTGATTATTTCAAAAATCGGATAA
- a CDS encoding outer membrane lipoprotein-sorting protein has protein sequence MKIRFLTVIALLAIGFAAYSQTVDEIINKYFENTGGIAKWKALNGIKISAKVNQQGMEIPLEIIQLKDGRQCTSISFQGMEIKQGVYDGTTLWSTNFMNMKAERSDAEATENFKQEIGDFPDPFLNYKERGLKVELVGKETIEGTECYKIKLTKKPIKVDGVPTENILFYYFDAENYVPLLMESEIKTGQGKGMTQQITWSDYQEVDGLMMPFSMSQGVKGAGSSPLKITAYQLNPKVDDAVFKFPEGK, from the coding sequence ATGAAAATCAGGTTTTTAACAGTAATTGCCCTGCTGGCAATCGGTTTCGCAGCGTACAGCCAAACGGTTGACGAGATTATTAACAAGTACTTTGAAAATACCGGAGGTATTGCCAAGTGGAAAGCGCTTAATGGGATTAAAATCAGCGCCAAAGTCAATCAGCAAGGAATGGAAATACCGTTGGAGATAATCCAATTAAAAGATGGACGCCAATGTACCTCAATCTCCTTTCAGGGTATGGAAATTAAGCAAGGTGTTTACGATGGCACAACCCTCTGGTCCACCAACTTTATGAATATGAAAGCCGAACGGAGCGATGCCGAGGCCACCGAAAATTTTAAACAGGAAATTGGCGATTTTCCTGATCCCTTCTTGAACTACAAAGAGCGTGGACTGAAAGTTGAACTTGTAGGAAAAGAAACTATTGAAGGAACAGAGTGCTACAAGATAAAGCTTACCAAAAAACCTATCAAGGTTGACGGTGTACCAACCGAAAACATCCTGTTCTATTATTTTGATGCTGAAAATTATGTTCCCTTACTAATGGAAAGTGAAATAAAAACAGGGCAAGGCAAGGGCATGACTCAACAAATAACCTGGAGTGATTATCAGGAGGTTGATGGCTTAATGATGCCCTTCTCCATGTCACAAGGTGTGAAAGGAGCGGGTAGCAGTCCGTTGAAAATTACTGCATATCAACTAAACCCAAAAGTGGATGATGCCGTTTTTAAATTCCCTGAAGGCAAATAA